The stretch of DNA GGCGGCGGCGGCGCGAGCGGCAGCTGGTAATCGGCGGCTCCGCGTACGGCAACGCGGTCGGTAGGACTCTCCCACTCATCCTTCCCCACACACGAGCGAGATTCACATGATCGATTGGATCATCGGCCTGTTCAAGGCTCCCGAGCCGGCCCCGGCGGACAGCGGCTTCGGCGGGTTCGGCGGCGGCGGCGGCTTCGGTGGCGGCGGCGCGAGCGGCAGCTGGTAGCACGATACCGGGCCGCGCGGTGCCCCCGCGCGGCCTCTCCCCTGAACACCTCCTCACAGCGAGACGGCACGTGATCGACTGGATCATCGGTCTGTTCAAGGCTCCCGCACCCGCACCCACGACCGAGAGCGGCTTCGGCGGCTTCGGCGGCGGCAGCTCGGGCGGCGCGGGCGCCGGCGGCAGCTGGTAGCACACGGCTGAGCCGCGCGGCCGGTCCGCACGGCTTCTCCCTCCACCCTCCTCATCAACGGCGACACATGATCGGCTGGATCATCGGCCTGTTCAACGCTCCCGAACCTCACGTCCCGGCGCAGGCCCAGGCCGAGCCCGCGCCCGCGGACACGATCTTCGGCGGCGGCGGCGGCTTCGGCGGGGGTGGAGCGGGTAGAAGCTGGTAGGCTCGCCCGGCAACGAACGGCCGCCTCCCCGGCGGCCCCTCACTCACCTCAACGGCAGGAACTCTCGTGATCGACTGGATCATCGGCCTGTTCAAGGCTCCCGAGCCCGCGCCCACCACCACCAGCGGCTTCGGCGGGTTCGGCGGCGGCAGCGGCGGCGGAGCGGGTGCCAGCGGCAGCTGGTAGCACCACTCCCCGGCCGCGCCCGGACGGCGCGGCCTTCCGATCCCACCCTCACGCAACGGAGGCACACGTGATCGACTGGATCATCAGCTGGTTCAAGGGCTCCGACAGCGGCACCACCTCGACGACGACGGCCACGCAGCCCACCGTGCAGGGCGGCGGCGGCAGCTTCGGCGGCGGTGGCGCGAGCGGCAGCTGGTAGCTCGCTGTGCGTGCCGGCCCGCGCGGATGCGCGGTCCGGTGTAGCCCCCCCACATGATCGGAGCGCGACATGCTCGACTACATCATCGGCCTGCTCTATCCGCCCCCTCCCCCGCCTCCCAGCCCCTTCGGCGGCGGCGGCGGCTTCTCCGGCGGTGGCGGCGGCGGCAGCTGGTAGCTCCGCGCGCGCCGGTCCGCGCGGATGCGCGGACCGGCCATCGGTCCCCACATGATCGGAGCGCGACATGATCGACTACATCATCGGGTTGCTCTACCCGCCCCCTCCACCGCCTCCCAGCTCCTTCGGCGGCGGCGGCGGCACCTCCGGCGGTGGCGGCGGCAGCAGCTGGTAGGCGGCCGGCGATGCGCGTCAGAAGTCTGACGTGTGACGTCTGCCGCGCATCGAACGAAGAGCCTCCGGTTTCGCACCGGAGGCTCTTCGCGTTTTGTGCATCATCCACCGCAGCCCGAAGGCCGCCGGCTCATCGTCCTCGAACGTCAGCTGCGGTACATCGCGTTCGCGAGCAGCCCGAAGGCCAGCGCCGCCGCGATCAGCATGAGCCCGCCCAACGGGTTGCCGTTGAGGGAGAAGACCAGGCTGAAAAACACTCCCACGACTCCCACCACGATACACCCGACTACCGCCACGAGCGGGAACATCGACGTGGATTGCTGCATCTGCGGTCTGCCTCGGCGGAGAGGTGGATGGGGAGCTCCCGGATCGTTCAGGAGATGCTACAAGCGATTCCGCAGCGGGTCGGCCAGCGCGGCGGTGGACGGGCCGTTGGCGGCGGCGTCACGAAGGAACGGGATCACCTCCGCGCGATGGGTGGCGACCGCGGGCAAATCCATCTGCGAGAGGACCGACACGGTGTTGTAGATGCCGTTCGCGTCGCGCGGGTGGCGGCGGGCGGCGGCGATCAGGTCCGCCACCATCTGCGCGTCGGCGCGCCAGCCGCGCAGGATCTCGTCGCCGGCGGGGCGGCGCACGGCGGGGCTGGCGTCGAAGAGCGCCTCGGCCAGGTCCGCGCGCCGGTCCGACAGCTCGGCCGCGGCGAAGCGCTGCACGGCCACGCTGGTGTCGGACACGGAAAGCTCCTTCACCAGCGACGGCCCGTCGTCCGGCAAGGCAATGAGGACGGCGCGGATCGCGAGCCGCTTCTTGGCGGGGTCGGCGCTCAGCAGCGGCTCCATGAAGGTGCCCACCAGCGCCGCCTGGTGCACCTTGGCGTCGGCGGCCTGCACGGCCCTGCTCGCATCGGCCGCCTTCGCCGCGCTCTCCGTCTGCGCCTTGGCCGACGCCTCGGCGTACCAGTGGCCCGCCAGCGCGATCGTCGCGGGGATCAGCAGCGACGCGAGGATGTTGAAGATGTCCCACACGTCCTTCCGCGGCACCGCGATCCGCTTCTCGATGCTCGACAGCCGTTCCTCGACCGTGGACTCCGGGGCCATGCAGACCTCCTACGGCGTGCGAGGATCGCGAAGCAAGCTTGTTCAAACCCTTGTGTGGGCCTAACAACCACATCCGTGAGCACCAACGGGAACGAAAAGCTCGTTGCTCGTCTTTGCGAAAACGGCAAAGAACAGCGGCTAGTCGTGCTTGGCATCACCACCATGGACCCATCCTTCGTGGGCTCCGTGGTGACCGAGCGTACGCACGCGCAACCGAACGATCTCAGAATCCCCGGCCGGTTGGGACCTGCGTTCAAGCACAACCGCCCGTGTGCCGTTCTTTACGCGAGCTTTGATGTATTCGTCTCCCCAATTCCCGTATTCGCTCGAAATGATGACGTCATCTCCGTAACTGGCAACGAGCTCTACCGTATCACCCTGACCAGGCCCAGCGGCAGGAGGTGCGAAGTAAAGGGGACTGAAATCTACGGTCAGCTCTAGACTATCCCCGCTCCCGGCCTCCTCCCACTTGCCGTGCGGCGCGAGGGTGGCACGCGCGGCACTAAATATCCCATTCGTCGGATCGCCAGGCCTGTAAGCGAATACCGAGACCGCGTCGGCATTGCGCTCGGTGGCCAGAGCATGAGCAGCACGCCCCAACGTTGCAGTAAGCTCCTCGCGCGTTCTTCCCAGGGGAACGATCACCCGCGAGGAAAAACGTCGAACCGACGCGTAGCTCACGTCTTCCGGACTTCCCACCATCTCATATGAAACCCGATCCGCCGGATATTCCTGTTCATCCATCGTCGTTCGTGCTTTTTGATCTGTGGAACCACAGGCATTCACGAATCCGAGCACCATCACGAAGGCAACGAGCAGGTTATCTCTGCGAAAGGTAAGCATCGTATCGACGGATGAGTTAGGGATGTAGATGCAGTTGGTATCACGCCGCGGCGGGCAGCACGAGGCGGAAGGTGCTGCCCTCGCCCGGCTCGGACTCCACGTCGAGCGAGCCGCCCAGCAGCTCGGCGAGGCGGCGCGCGATGGGCAGGCCCAGGCCGGTGCCCTCGCCGGAGCTGTCGCCCAGCTGCACGAAGTCCTCGAAGATGCGCGACAGGTCCTCGGCGGCGATGCCGGGGCCGTTGTCGGCGACCTCCACCACCACGCCGCGCGCCACCGGGCGGCAGCGCACCTCCACCGGGTGCCCCTCTCCGAACTTGACCGCGTTGGACAGCAGGTTGAGCAGGATCTGGCGGATGCGCCGCGCATCTCCCGTGATCTGGATGGGGCGCGTGGGGATGCGCAGCGTGACGTCGCAGCCGTGGTCGCGGGCCAGGGGCGAGAGGCCCAGGTAGACGCTCTCCACCAGGTCGGCCATGTCCACCTCCTCCATCCGCCGCTCCATCTTGCCGGCCTGGAGCTTGGAAAGGTCCAGCAGGTCGTTGATGAGCTCAAGCAGGTGCTTGGCCGAGCGCTGCGAGCGCTCCAGCGCCTCGGCCTGCGGGCCGGCCAGCGGGCCGTAGACCTCGCCCAGCAGCAGCTCGTTGTACAGCATCACGGCGCTGATGGGCGTGCGCAGCTCGTGGCTGACCATGGCGTAGAACCGGTCGCGCGCGGCGATGGCCGCCTCGCGCTCGCGCTCGGCCTGCATGCGCTCGGTGACGTCGATCACCACGCCGATCACGGCGGGCTCGCCGGCGATCTCGGCGCGCGAGCCGTGCACCTCCACGTGCACCGTGCTGCCGTCGGACCTGCGCCCGCGGAAGGTGTGGCGGAACCACGGCGCGTCGTGCGCCAGCTCGCGCCGCAGCGCCAGGGAGACGGCCGGCCGGTCCTCGGCGGCCACCAGGTCCAGCACGCGCGACGTGGTGGTCAGCTCCTCGCGCGGGTAGCCGAAGATCTCGGCGAAGCCCGGGTTCACGTAGATGAAGCGCTCGTCCGACACCACGTAGATGCCGGCCAGCGACTGCTCCACCGTGCCGCGGAACATGGCCTCGGCGGCCAGGATGGTCTCGCGCGAGCGGCGGGCGTCGCTCTCGGCGCGGCGGCGCTCCAGCTCGGCGATGGCGATCTCGGCCAGGTCTCCCAGCACGGACACCTCCTCGCCCGTCCAGGCGCGCGGCTCGGGCTGCAGGACGCACAGCGTGCCCAGCGCGTGCCCGTCGGGCGTGACCAGCGGCACGCCCAGGTACGCCTGGATGCCCATCTCGGTGACCGCCGGGCTCTCGCGCAGCCGCGG from Longimicrobiaceae bacterium encodes:
- a CDS encoding ATP-binding protein yields the protein MSEILRDPTRLAVLRATDLLDTPPEEPFDRLTRLAARLLGTPMAGLSLVEGDRQFFKSVVAPAGSAPIPRSLPLTYSFCQHAVVQGETLAVNDARLDPRLRESPAVTEMGIQAYLGVPLVTPDGHALGTLCVLQPEPRAWTGEEVSVLGDLAEIAIAELERRRAESDARRSRETILAAEAMFRGTVEQSLAGIYVVSDERFIYVNPGFAEIFGYPREELTTTSRVLDLVAAEDRPAVSLALRRELAHDAPWFRHTFRGRRSDGSTVHVEVHGSRAEIAGEPAVIGVVIDVTERMQAEREREAAIAARDRFYAMVSHELRTPISAVMLYNELLLGEVYGPLAGPQAEALERSQRSAKHLLELINDLLDLSKLQAGKMERRMEEVDMADLVESVYLGLSPLARDHGCDVTLRIPTRPIQITGDARRIRQILLNLLSNAVKFGEGHPVEVRCRPVARGVVVEVADNGPGIAAEDLSRIFEDFVQLGDSSGEGTGLGLPIARRLAELLGGSLDVESEPGEGSTFRLVLPAAA